One genomic region from Aureibacillus halotolerans encodes:
- a CDS encoding SPOR domain-containing protein codes for MEEKKDCIAVRINGKPATHYVASHRAPEEQMTIFETAASSPTNESEDESIDWIQPDVNIPMKTSPTSFQKRPFTGIGRIVERRHLWFSTLSAIAVGIFFGFCLLFLFSSSTTNESPTQQTENKPPVASAPLQNKQSTSAAFTYKGYVVQTGVFNDEASAEATKASLDAKGIPVYQVKENGQYVLYSHLTTTEEAAKEWRASFPDTDMYVKSIERVSDAPERLKMAASLLNAVQSGETLSTIQRNAEKTLASSSSRENITDLVTSVQQASSEEDITSISIETILSVK; via the coding sequence ATGGAAGAGAAGAAAGATTGTATTGCCGTAAGAATAAATGGGAAGCCGGCAACGCATTATGTCGCCTCTCACCGGGCGCCAGAAGAACAGATGACAATTTTTGAAACGGCCGCATCATCGCCTACAAATGAAAGCGAAGATGAATCTATCGATTGGATTCAACCAGATGTAAACATACCCATGAAAACGAGTCCCACTTCATTTCAAAAACGACCTTTTACGGGGATAGGTAGAATTGTTGAACGGCGTCATTTATGGTTTTCTACTTTATCTGCAATTGCTGTAGGAATTTTCTTTGGCTTTTGTTTGTTGTTTCTGTTTTCTTCCTCGACAACAAATGAGTCGCCAACGCAGCAAACGGAAAACAAACCTCCTGTGGCCTCGGCGCCATTACAAAATAAACAGTCCACATCCGCTGCGTTTACATACAAAGGGTATGTCGTCCAAACGGGTGTGTTTAATGATGAAGCATCTGCAGAGGCGACGAAAGCTTCACTTGATGCAAAAGGCATTCCGGTCTATCAAGTAAAAGAGAACGGACAATACGTCCTTTACTCACACCTGACAACTACGGAAGAAGCGGCGAAGGAATGGAGAGCGAGCTTTCCAGATACAGACATGTATGTAAAATCAATCGAACGAGTGTCGGATGCCCCGGAACGACTGAAAATGGCAGCTAGTTTGTTGAACGCTGTCCAATCCGGTGAAACATTATCAACCATTCAAAGGAATGCTGAGAAAACACTGGCTTCAAGTTCTTCGCGAGAAAACATTACAGACCTTGTAACAAGCGTACAGCAAGCGAGTTCTGAAGAGGATATTACTTCCATTAGCATTGAGACAATTCTATCGGTAAAATGA
- a CDS encoding prepilin peptidase: MSAFWMVYFILIGLVTSSFFSLVGLRVPQKQSILKPRSRCDSCGVTLTWKQLIPVVSYSVQKGRCASCGTRISPILPFFELLTAAVFAVTYMTFGLQWYTVIVLLFFALLHMISVSDLFFMRIPNIILLVGGGLVVIVQLFNPYMTLVSSLIGGAVGFGVLFLLMVISRGGMGAGDVKLFFFVGFVLGWGDTLLVLFLASLLGAVYGIIGRIAGRFERKQSIPFGPFISLGAVIVVLYGDILQRWYMGG, translated from the coding sequence ATGTCTGCGTTCTGGATGGTGTATTTTATTCTAATAGGCCTCGTGACCAGCTCGTTTTTTTCACTCGTTGGTTTGCGTGTGCCGCAAAAGCAATCGATTCTCAAGCCGCGCTCTCGTTGTGACTCATGCGGAGTGACGCTTACATGGAAACAGCTTATTCCTGTCGTTTCATATAGCGTGCAAAAAGGGCGTTGTGCTTCTTGTGGCACACGTATTTCACCTATTTTGCCTTTCTTTGAGTTATTGACGGCCGCGGTGTTTGCTGTGACGTACATGACATTTGGTTTGCAATGGTACACTGTCATCGTGTTGCTTTTTTTCGCTTTGCTTCACATGATTTCCGTGTCTGATCTATTTTTCATGCGCATTCCGAACATCATCCTTCTCGTTGGAGGAGGGCTAGTCGTCATCGTACAGCTGTTTAATCCTTATATGACCTTAGTTTCTTCATTGATTGGGGGAGCTGTTGGCTTTGGTGTGCTTTTCCTCCTCATGGTTATTAGTCGTGGTGGCATGGGTGCAGGAGATGTAAAATTGTTTTTCTTCGTAGGTTTTGTGCTTGGTTGGGGAGACACATTGCTCGTCCTGTTTTTGGCTTCACTCCTTGGCGCGGTCTATGGCATCATTGGTAGAATAGCTGGACGGTTCGAGAGAAAGCAATCTATCCCTTTTGGTCCCTTTATTTCATTAGGCGCAGTAATTGTTGTGCTGTATGGCGATATTTTGCAACGCTGGTATATGGGCGGATAA